Below is a genomic region from Tistrella bauzanensis.
TTCAGGATCGCGTTGACACCGCCGACGATCGCCACCCGGCTTTCACCGCTGCGCAGCGACTGACAGGCCAGATGCAGCGCCACCAGCGATGACGAGCAGGCGGTGTCGACCGCGACGCTGGGGCCTTTCAGGTTCAGCAGATAGCTGATCCGGTTGGCGGCGATCGACAGCGCGAGGCCGGTATTGGTGTGGCCGGAAATCAGCTCGCGATTGTTCATCCCGTGCTGGATCTCGGCATAATCATAGGCGGCGATGCCGATGAACACGCCGGTCTCCGACCCGTCCAGCCGCTCAAGCCCCAGCCCGGCATCCTCGATCGCATCGACCGCCGCTTCCAGCAGCAGGCGCTGCTGGGGGTCCATCAACTGCGCCTCGCGCGGTGAGATGCCGAAGAAGCCGGGATCGAACTTGTCGATATCGGCCATGAAACCGCCCATGCGGGTGCCGATGGTACCGGGGCGTGATGCCGGGTCGGGATGATGGAACAGCGCCGCGTTCCAGCGGTCGGCGGGCACCTCGCACACGGCATCCACCCGGTTGCGCAGCATCTGCCAGAAGGCGGCCGGGCCGTCGGCACCGCCGGGCAGGCGGCAGCCGATGCCCAGAATGGCGATCGGCTCAAGCGGGGTGGCGCCGGCATCGGCAGGAATCAGCGGCTCGGCCTTGAAGGTGGGGTCTTTGGGCGCGTTCATCCGGTGATCCTCCCGTTCGTGGGGGCAGTCTTCGTGGGGGGCGTTCTGGCGGGTGTCGATTGCTGACGGTCCGCAAGGCGGGCGGCGACGATCTCGCGGCAGCGGAAGCGCTGGATCTTGCCGCTGGGGGTGCGCGGGATCAGGCCGGCAGCGATCCAGTGGGTGCCGATGCCGGTCAGGCCGAAGGCCTCGTGCAGCGCATCGCGGATCGCCTGGGCGATCACGGGTCGCGCGTCTTCGGGCCCGAGGCGTGTGTCGAGCAGCAGGTGCAGTGCCTCGGTGCCGATGGTCTCATCCGTCAGGCCGACCGCGATCACCGACGGCGTGACCGCGGCATCGGCCGCGGCCTCGGCCACATCCTCGATCTGGGCGGGGGTGAAGTTGCGCCCGCCTAAGATCAGCAGATCCTTGGCCCGGCCGGTGACATGGAGTTGTCCGTTGGCCAGATAGCCGAGGTCGCCGGTGCGCAGCCAGCCGTCGGGCCGATACAGCCGGGCGCTTTCGGCCGGGTCCAGCCAATAACCCTGAACCGCGGCCGGGCTGAAGATCTCGATCTCACCCACCTGCCGGTCGGGTAGATCGCGACCATCGGTGCCGGTGATCCGGAGCCCCGCCCCCGGCACCGCCGGCCCCAGGGTCACGGCGTCCAGATGGCGCGCGACCGTGTCGCCGGCGGCGACCGCGCGGCCGCCCTCGGCCAGCCGATCGGCATCGATCCGGTCGACCACACAGCCGCCCACGGGCGGAATCGCCACGGCCAGCGTCGCCTCGGCCAGCCCATAGACCGGGCGCAGCGCCGCCGGCGCGAAACCGTGGTCGCCAAAAGCCTGGGCGAAGCCGTTCAGGGTGCGGGCATGGACCGGCTCGGCCCCGCACAGCGCCACCCGCCAGCCGCTGAGATCCAGCCCGCGCGGCGGCCGCAACCGGGCCAGCCGCGCGCACATCTGGAAGGCGCTGTTGGGCGCCGGCGACAGCGTGCCGCGATGGCGCGACATCCAGCCCGGCCAGTTCATCGGGTTGCGCAGGAATTCGGCCGTGTCGGCCAGCACCATGCCGATGCCCCAATGCAGGGCATAATTCAGCCCCACCAGCCCCATATCGTGCGACAGCGGCAGCCACGAGACCAGCACGTCGCCGGACACATCCGCGGGCGTCGCACAGATCGCGGCGCCGATCTGGGCCAGATTG
It encodes:
- a CDS encoding AMP-binding protein; translation: MTAATAIPSHPDDAGRRFAGFLDALPARTAWAAVARMAETHPHAAGLRVIERGGGEAVLTRADLATLATAGARALAAAGIVAGDRVVLALPASRLFLAFYLGAGASGVLPVVVAPPPVPVPAAARQHLADIARRADARSIIAEAATTAALAADGDGALADAPGARLAAADALLSAGLKAPMPVLGHDPHGIAHLQQTSGSTGSPKLAVVHHDRLAANLAQIGAAICATPADVSGDVLVSWLPLSHDMGLVGLNYALHWGIGMVLADTAEFLRNPMNWPGWMSRHRGTLSPAPNSAFQMCARLARLRPPRGLDLSGWRVALCGAEPVHARTLNGFAQAFGDHGFAPAALRPVYGLAEATLAVAIPPVGGCVVDRIDADRLAEGGRAVAAGDTVARHLDAVTLGPAVPGAGLRITGTDGRDLPDRQVGEIEIFSPAAVQGYWLDPAESARLYRPDGWLRTGDLGYLANGQLHVTGRAKDLLILGGRNFTPAQIEDVAEAAADAAVTPSVIAVGLTDETIGTEALHLLLDTRLGPEDARPVIAQAIRDALHEAFGLTGIGTHWIAAGLIPRTPSGKIQRFRCREIVAARLADRQQSTPARTPPTKTAPTNGRITG